In one Pseudomonas fitomaticsae genomic region, the following are encoded:
- the pseB gene encoding UDP-N-acetylglucosamine 4,6-dehydratase (inverting) has translation MFNGKSIFISGGTGSFGRKFIARLLEQYQPKRVVVFSRDELKQYEMQQTFNAPCMRYFLGDVRDADRLRQAMRGIDYVVHAAALKQVPAAEYNPTECIRTNVNGAENIIAAAIDNGVKKVVALSTDKAASPINLYGATKLLSDKLFVAANNIAGEQQTRFAVVRYGNVAGSRGSVVPFFSKLIADGATELPITDERMTRFWITLDHGVQFVLDSFARMHGGEVFVPKIPSIRVVDLARGMAEHLPHKNVGIRPGEKLHELMVPLDDARMTLEFADHYTIQPSIRFTSVDVDFAEDKLGERGVPVGEDFEYRSDTNPHFLSVGQIADLHAKLSV, from the coding sequence ATGTTCAACGGAAAATCGATTTTCATCTCCGGTGGCACCGGCTCGTTCGGGCGCAAGTTCATCGCGCGCCTGCTTGAGCAATACCAGCCCAAGCGGGTGGTGGTGTTCTCCCGGGATGAGCTCAAGCAATACGAAATGCAGCAGACGTTCAACGCGCCGTGCATGCGTTACTTCCTCGGTGACGTGCGCGACGCCGATCGTCTGCGCCAGGCCATGCGCGGCATCGATTACGTGGTGCATGCCGCGGCGTTGAAGCAGGTGCCGGCGGCGGAATACAACCCGACCGAATGCATCCGCACCAACGTCAACGGCGCGGAAAACATCATCGCCGCCGCCATCGACAACGGCGTGAAGAAAGTCGTCGCGCTGTCCACCGACAAGGCGGCAAGCCCGATCAACCTGTACGGCGCCACCAAGTTGCTGTCGGACAAGTTGTTCGTCGCGGCCAACAATATCGCCGGCGAACAGCAGACGCGTTTTGCCGTGGTGCGCTACGGCAACGTCGCCGGTTCACGCGGGTCAGTGGTGCCGTTTTTCAGCAAACTGATCGCCGATGGCGCGACAGAGCTGCCGATCACCGACGAGCGCATGACCCGCTTCTGGATCACTCTCGATCACGGTGTGCAATTCGTGCTCGACAGCTTTGCGCGGATGCACGGCGGTGAAGTGTTCGTGCCGAAGATCCCGTCGATCCGCGTGGTCGATCTCGCGCGGGGAATGGCCGAGCACCTGCCGCACAAGAACGTCGGCATTCGTCCGGGCGAGAAACTGCACGAACTGATGGTGCCGCTGGACGATGCGCGGATGACTCTGGAGTTTGCCGATCACTACACCATCCAGCCGTCGATCCGCTTCACCAGCGTCGACGTGGATTTCGCCGAGGACAAACTCGGCGAGCGTGGCGTGCCGGTCGGTGAAGACTTCGAGTACCGTTCCGACACCAACCCGCACTTCCTTTCGGTGGGGCAGATCGCCGACCTGCACGCGAAGCTCTCGGTATGA
- the pseC gene encoding UDP-4-amino-4,6-dideoxy-N-acetyl-beta-L-altrosamine transaminase → MIPYGRQSLDQADIDAVVEVLQSDWLTQGPTIERFEQAMAERCQADFAVAVCNATAALHIACLAAGLGAGDRLWTTPNTFLASANCGRYCGADVDFVDIDPLTWNLDAEVLASKLDAAERDGTLPKVLVAVAFSGQSCDMRRIVELAERYNFTVIEDASHAVGASYAGRPVGCGEFAAMTVFSFHPVKIITSGEGGMVLTNRPELAERLQRLRSHGMTRDPQQMTEASHGPWYYQQVELGFNYRITDLQAALGLSQLNKLDGFIARRRELAARYDRLLAYLPVTVPSLQTDAESAWHLYVVRLQTGRISLSHRQVFEGLRAAGIGVNLHYIPVHLQPYYRDLGFAEGDFPEAERYYAEAISLPLFPLLSDQQQDYVVEQLRRLTE, encoded by the coding sequence ATGATTCCCTACGGTCGGCAAAGCCTCGACCAGGCGGATATCGACGCGGTCGTCGAGGTGTTGCAGTCCGACTGGTTGACCCAGGGGCCGACCATCGAACGCTTCGAGCAGGCGATGGCCGAGCGTTGTCAGGCCGATTTCGCGGTGGCGGTGTGCAACGCCACGGCGGCGCTGCACATTGCTTGCCTGGCAGCGGGGCTGGGAGCAGGCGACCGCTTGTGGACCACGCCGAACACCTTTCTCGCGTCGGCCAACTGCGGCCGTTACTGCGGCGCCGACGTTGATTTCGTCGACATCGATCCGCTGACCTGGAACCTCGATGCTGAAGTTCTGGCGAGCAAACTCGATGCTGCCGAACGCGACGGCACGCTGCCCAAAGTACTGGTGGCGGTGGCGTTCTCCGGACAGAGCTGCGACATGCGGCGCATTGTCGAACTGGCCGAGCGCTACAACTTCACGGTGATCGAAGACGCCTCCCACGCGGTCGGCGCAAGCTACGCCGGGCGTCCGGTCGGTTGCGGTGAGTTTGCCGCGATGACCGTGTTCAGCTTCCACCCGGTGAAAATCATCACCAGCGGCGAAGGCGGCATGGTGCTGACCAATCGCCCGGAGCTGGCCGAGCGTCTGCAACGCCTGCGCAGCCACGGCATGACCCGCGATCCGCAGCAGATGACCGAAGCCAGCCATGGCCCGTGGTACTACCAACAGGTCGAGCTGGGTTTCAATTACCGGATCACTGATCTGCAAGCAGCATTGGGCCTGTCACAGCTGAACAAACTGGACGGATTCATCGCCCGTCGCCGGGAGCTGGCCGCGCGTTACGACCGTCTGCTGGCGTATTTGCCGGTCACCGTGCCGAGCCTCCAGACGGACGCCGAATCGGCCTGGCACCTTTACGTGGTGCGTTTGCAGACCGGGCGCATCAGCCTCAGCCATCGTCAGGTGTTCGAAGGCTTGCGTGCCGCCGGCATCGGCGTGAACCTGCACTACATTCCGGTGCATTTGCAGCCGTACTATCGTGACCTGGGTTTCGCCGAGGGTGACTTCCCCGAAGCCGAGCGTTATTACGCCGAAGCGATCAGCTTGCCGCTGTTCCCGTTGCTGAGCGATCAGCAGCAGGACTACGTGGTCGAGCAATTGCGTCGGTTGACTGAATGA
- the pseG gene encoding UDP-2,4-diacetamido-2,4,6-trideoxy-beta-L-altropyranose hydrolase encodes MRVLIRADASPTIGSGHIARCLTLARVLRTQGSHVAFACRRLPGHRLDALQAEGFEAFALPDRYAGEDPEQAIESMLPWQADIEALAAQLEGQPGFDWVIADHYGLDHHWQTAARRFAPRIAAVDDLATRQYSVDLLLNQNLSGLSENYQPLLPAGCRTLLGPRFAMLREEFSGPAIEIKPVARRVLVNFGGFDAARQTHHAMLALADFSELEVDFVAGADNPAWAEMQALAETRPHWRLHSFVSDFHRRMTEADLFIGAGGGTSWERAALGLPTICIAVSNNQQANGEVMAAAGAHVFMGAREQVSVEQLRDAIGFVVGNFYLRQSLAERSRQLVDGRGALRVAAALAGAVLKLRLATLDDAQLLFDGRNAETVRRWSLDSGAIDWTQHGNWLGASLRNPQRLLLVAEADDGPVGILRYDLRGFEAEVSLYLLEGRFGLGWGRALLAQGEAFVARHWPQMTAITAQVLPANRPSMNVFRDAGFTQSACAFTKVLKESRQ; translated from the coding sequence ATGAGAGTGCTGATCCGCGCCGATGCCTCGCCGACCATCGGCAGCGGCCACATCGCCCGTTGCCTGACACTGGCGCGAGTACTGCGCACGCAGGGCAGTCATGTCGCGTTTGCCTGTCGTCGTTTGCCGGGGCATCGGCTCGATGCGTTGCAGGCCGAAGGCTTCGAGGCCTTCGCGTTGCCGGATCGCTATGCCGGTGAAGACCCGGAGCAGGCCATCGAGTCGATGTTGCCGTGGCAGGCGGATATCGAGGCACTGGCGGCGCAGCTGGAAGGGCAGCCCGGGTTTGACTGGGTCATCGCCGACCATTACGGCCTCGATCATCACTGGCAGACCGCGGCCCGTCGCTTTGCGCCACGGATTGCCGCCGTCGATGATCTGGCGACCCGGCAGTACAGCGTGGATCTGCTGCTCAACCAGAACCTGTCGGGGCTGAGCGAAAACTATCAGCCGCTGCTGCCGGCCGGATGCCGAACGCTGCTCGGCCCGCGCTTCGCCATGCTGCGCGAAGAGTTCAGTGGCCCGGCCATCGAGATCAAACCGGTGGCGCGTCGGGTGCTGGTGAATTTTGGCGGTTTCGATGCGGCGCGCCAGACCCATCACGCGATGCTGGCGCTGGCGGATTTTTCGGAACTGGAAGTGGATTTCGTCGCCGGTGCCGACAACCCGGCCTGGGCAGAGATGCAAGCGCTGGCCGAAACGCGGCCGCACTGGCGCCTGCACAGTTTCGTCAGCGATTTTCACCGACGCATGACCGAAGCCGACCTGTTTATCGGTGCCGGCGGCGGCACCAGTTGGGAACGCGCAGCCCTGGGCCTGCCGACAATCTGTATCGCGGTGTCGAACAACCAGCAGGCCAACGGCGAGGTGATGGCGGCGGCCGGGGCGCATGTGTTCATGGGCGCGCGGGAGCAGGTCAGCGTCGAGCAACTGCGCGATGCCATCGGCTTTGTCGTGGGCAACTTTTATCTGCGCCAGAGCCTGGCCGAGCGTTCGCGGCAACTGGTCGACGGGCGGGGCGCGCTGCGGGTCGCGGCAGCACTGGCCGGCGCGGTGCTCAAGTTGCGTCTGGCGACACTGGATGACGCGCAGTTGTTGTTCGACGGGCGCAATGCCGAAACGGTGCGCCGCTGGTCGCTGGACAGCGGTGCGATTGACTGGACTCAACATGGGAACTGGCTGGGCGCGAGCCTGCGCAATCCTCAGCGGCTGCTGCTGGTGGCCGAGGCGGATGACGGCCCGGTGGGTATCCTGCGCTACGATTTGCGCGGCTTTGAGGCGGAGGTTTCGTTGTATCTGCTCGAAGGGCGTTTCGGTCTGGGTTGGGGCAGGGCGCTGCTGGCGCAAGGTGAAGCCTTCGTGGCTAGGCACTGGCCGCAAATGACCGCCATCACCGCCCAGGTGTTGCCGGCCAATCGGCCCTCGATGAATGTTTTCCGTGACGCCGGGTTCACCCAGAGTGCCTGCGCGTTCACCAAGGTTTTGAAGGAATCCCGTCAATGA
- a CDS encoding glycosyltransferase family 2 protein, translating to MQGKNSSGHGLALNEQLTVVLISHERPAFLRRAVRFYSALPCRILVLDSSAEALPGVAGQFANVDYQHLPQFGYWGIRAKLAYGVQQLQTPYMVFAADDDFLVHDALHQAVDFMDANPDYSLCHGYSMMYLTLANGVSYYRRDKKVCEDYASDRAQDRLLDYMSQYLPPFYAVQRTEVLRAWYDAMPEDTIFQWQEVGHTYYMLARGKARILPIPYVVREINYQHSDHNTEIFHSLAYTDAKSVSEREAFATFLAGLPTQVEHQDAQQGKAFVLQSFEALADSLRTGRALTAELILESAWTDIEAGPQRRFGPKQYVEMPFYNQAFFDQLTQFEFLLHAMPAGRIQLQGLEGIWARQENLMLARNNDTPESVVDRLWQAHDANVFNRTVINRLVAQLNLLGEDEDAEKLRTWVARLEALSLEGNQATFGKMLSGRLLKWLDARQPDAGQAQAIAAQLAANGGSPQFGIFLLDLDNDIDKLQVTLDSLLEGHSKAFKVVVFTTGEPPAATTAQNTLHFVRVTSGNFVDKLNLSVKQSPCDWLLLAEAGDEFTAGGLLRAGLELQSADGCRAVATDEIQRNADGALVDVFRPGFNLDLLQSLPALMARHWLIRREVLIEAGGYQADFSKALEFDLLLRIIEQGGLGGLAHLDEPLLITRTSELAENADERQALLRHLGNRGYKAKITSSVPGTYQIDYRHTEQPLVSIILPASDDLPALQRCLEGVLLRTRYTRYEVLLAARANQSAAVNDWLGTLNHAKVRVLHADQPLSDAALCNAASQQAQGEYLVLMAADSEVVNPNWIESLLNHAQRPEVGIVGPKLVDRDGKISQAGLILGTDGTVASAFIGEKHDAEGYMQRLAVDQNYSAVSGVCLMLGKALFEALDGLDAENFGAGFSDVDLCLKASQAGYLTVWTPLVQVLHDGQLPQAPQALEALAEKWSSVFAQDPAGNPNLILSGKGFGLNERAAVNWAQWLG from the coding sequence ATGCAAGGCAAGAACAGTTCTGGACACGGTTTGGCACTCAACGAACAGTTGACCGTTGTGCTGATATCTCACGAACGCCCGGCGTTTTTGCGCAGGGCCGTGCGTTTCTACAGCGCCCTGCCGTGCAGGATCCTGGTGCTGGATTCGTCCGCCGAGGCGCTGCCGGGTGTGGCCGGACAATTTGCCAACGTGGATTATCAGCATCTGCCGCAGTTCGGCTATTGGGGCATCCGCGCCAAGCTGGCCTACGGCGTACAGCAGTTGCAGACCCCCTACATGGTGTTCGCCGCCGACGATGACTTCCTGGTGCACGATGCCTTGCACCAGGCGGTTGATTTCATGGATGCCAACCCCGACTACAGCCTGTGCCACGGCTACAGCATGATGTACCTGACGCTGGCCAATGGCGTCAGCTACTACCGTCGTGACAAGAAAGTCTGCGAAGACTACGCGTCCGACCGTGCCCAGGATCGTCTGCTGGACTACATGTCCCAATACCTGCCGCCGTTTTATGCGGTGCAACGCACCGAGGTGCTGCGCGCCTGGTATGACGCGATGCCCGAAGACACAATCTTCCAGTGGCAGGAAGTCGGTCACACGTACTACATGCTGGCACGCGGCAAGGCACGGATCCTGCCGATCCCTTATGTCGTGCGTGAAATCAACTATCAGCACTCCGATCACAACACCGAGATCTTCCACTCGCTGGCCTATACCGACGCCAAATCGGTGTCCGAGCGAGAGGCCTTTGCCACGTTCCTGGCCGGACTGCCGACCCAGGTCGAGCATCAGGATGCACAGCAGGGCAAAGCGTTTGTCCTGCAAAGTTTCGAAGCCCTGGCCGACAGCCTGCGCACCGGTCGCGCATTGACCGCCGAATTGATTCTGGAGTCGGCCTGGACCGACATCGAAGCCGGCCCGCAGCGCCGTTTCGGGCCGAAGCAGTACGTAGAAATGCCGTTCTACAATCAGGCGTTCTTCGATCAGTTGACCCAGTTCGAGTTTCTGCTGCACGCCATGCCCGCCGGCCGCATTCAATTGCAAGGGCTGGAAGGCATCTGGGCCCGTCAGGAAAACCTGATGCTGGCCCGCAACAACGACACCCCGGAAAGCGTGGTGGACCGCTTGTGGCAAGCCCACGACGCCAACGTGTTCAACCGCACGGTGATCAACCGTCTGGTGGCGCAACTGAATTTGCTCGGTGAAGACGAAGACGCCGAAAAACTGCGCACGTGGGTCGCTCGTCTCGAAGCGCTATCGCTCGAGGGCAATCAGGCGACATTTGGCAAGATGCTCAGCGGTCGCCTGCTCAAGTGGCTCGATGCCCGCCAGCCGGATGCCGGACAGGCCCAGGCGATTGCCGCTCAATTGGCGGCCAATGGCGGCAGTCCACAGTTCGGTATCTTCCTGCTGGATCTGGACAACGACATCGACAAGTTGCAGGTCACTCTGGACAGCCTGCTGGAAGGACACAGCAAGGCATTCAAGGTGGTGGTGTTCACCACCGGTGAGCCGCCAGCGGCGACCACGGCGCAGAACACCTTGCACTTCGTGCGGGTGACCTCGGGCAATTTCGTCGACAAGCTGAACCTCAGCGTCAAACAGTCGCCGTGCGACTGGCTGCTGCTGGCCGAAGCGGGTGACGAGTTCACCGCCGGCGGCCTGCTGCGTGCCGGTCTGGAGCTGCAATCGGCCGACGGTTGCCGCGCCGTGGCCACCGATGAAATCCAGCGCAACGCCGACGGTGCCCTGGTGGACGTGTTCCGTCCGGGTTTCAACCTCGACCTGCTGCAAAGCCTGCCGGCACTGATGGCGCGGCACTGGTTGATCCGTCGTGAAGTGCTGATCGAGGCGGGTGGTTACCAGGCGGACTTCAGCAAGGCGCTGGAATTCGACCTGTTGCTGCGCATCATCGAGCAGGGTGGTCTGGGCGGCCTCGCGCACCTCGACGAACCTCTGTTGATTACCCGCACTTCGGAGCTGGCGGAAAACGCCGATGAGCGTCAGGCGCTGCTGCGCCACCTGGGCAATCGCGGCTACAAGGCCAAGATCACCTCGTCGGTGCCGGGCACCTACCAGATCGATTATCGCCACACCGAGCAGCCGCTGGTGTCGATCATCCTGCCGGCCAGCGATGATCTGCCGGCCCTGCAACGCTGCCTGGAAGGCGTGCTGCTGCGAACCCGCTACACCCGCTATGAAGTGTTGCTGGCGGCACGGGCGAATCAGTCCGCCGCCGTCAACGATTGGCTGGGCACCCTGAACCACGCCAAGGTCCGTGTTCTGCACGCCGATCAACCGCTGAGCGACGCGGCCTTGTGCAACGCCGCCAGCCAGCAGGCGCAAGGCGAGTACCTGGTGCTGATGGCCGCTGACAGCGAAGTCGTCAACCCGAACTGGATCGAATCGCTGCTCAATCATGCCCAGCGCCCTGAAGTGGGCATCGTCGGGCCGAAGCTGGTCGACCGCGACGGGAAAATCTCCCAGGCCGGGCTGATTCTCGGCACGGATGGCACGGTCGCTTCGGCGTTCATCGGCGAGAAGCATGACGCCGAAGGCTACATGCAGCGCCTGGCCGTGGATCAGAATTACTCGGCCGTTTCGGGCGTGTGCCTGATGCTGGGCAAAGCGTTGTTCGAGGCACTCGACGGTCTGGACGCAGAGAACTTCGGCGCCGGCTTCAGTGATGTCGACCTGTGCCTGAAGGCCAGTCAGGCCGGTTACCTCACCGTGTGGACCCCGCTGGTGCAGGTGCTGCATGACGGGCAACTGCCGCAAGCGCCGCAGGCGCTGGAAGCCCTGGCTGAAAAATGGTCCTCCGTCTTCGCTCAGGACCCGGCCGGCAACCCGAACCTGATCCTCAGCGGCAAAGGCTTTGGTCTGAACGAACGTGCTGCGGTGAACTGGGCGCAGTGGCTGGGCTGA
- a CDS encoding pseudaminic acid biosynthesis-associated methylase: MRDLSEQEQFWQGEFGNQYVDRNIGQPLVAANLALFAKALTRAGRIDSLLELGTNAGNNLQALRQLLPRCELFGVEINASACAQARALEIASIWHGSLFDFPRERQYDLTLSKGVLIHLAPELLPTAYAQLYELSSRYILIAEYYNPSPVEVSYRGNSGKLFKRDFAGEMLDRYPDLQLLDYGFGYHRDPQFPVDDITWFLLEKRP; the protein is encoded by the coding sequence ATGCGTGATCTGAGCGAACAGGAACAATTCTGGCAGGGCGAATTCGGCAACCAGTACGTTGACCGCAATATCGGCCAGCCACTGGTGGCGGCCAATCTGGCGTTGTTCGCCAAGGCGCTGACCCGGGCCGGGCGGATCGATAGCCTGCTGGAACTGGGCACCAACGCCGGCAACAACCTGCAGGCGCTGCGTCAGTTGCTGCCGCGCTGCGAGCTGTTCGGGGTCGAGATCAACGCCAGTGCCTGCGCCCAGGCGCGTGCGCTGGAGATTGCGAGCATCTGGCACGGTTCGTTGTTCGACTTTCCCCGTGAGCGCCAATACGACCTGACCCTGAGCAAAGGCGTGCTGATCCATCTGGCACCGGAACTGTTGCCGACGGCGTATGCGCAGTTGTATGAGTTGAGTTCGCGCTACATCCTGATCGCCGAGTACTACAATCCGTCGCCAGTGGAAGTGTCCTATCGCGGTAACAGCGGCAAGCTGTTCAAGCGTGATTTCGCCGGGGAAATGCTCGATCGCTATCCTGATCTGCAACTGTTGGATTACGGCTTCGGTTATCACCGCGATCCGCAATTTCCGGTGGACGACATCACCTGGTTCCTGCTGGAAAAACGTCCTTGA
- the pseI gene encoding pseudaminic acid synthase, whose protein sequence is MSSFKIGNRQIGADAPPFIIAEMSGNHNQSLDVALQIVEAAAKAGAHALKLQTYTAETMTLDLAEGEFFIKDPNSLWAGTSLYDLYEKAHTPWEWHTPIFARAKELGMLAFSTPFDESAVDFLESLDVPAYKIASFENTDLPLIRRVAATGKPLIISTGMASIAELDETVRAAREAGCKDLVLLKCTSTYPATPINSNVRTIPHLRELFGCEVGLSDHSMGVGVSVAAVALGATVVEKHFTLDRAAGGVDASFSLEPAELASLVSETERAWQAMGQVHYGVTEAEKKSLVYRRSLYVTADMAAGEPFTAANVRAIRPGLGLPPKHTDAVLGRRARQPIKRGTPLDWSLVE, encoded by the coding sequence ATGAGCAGTTTCAAGATCGGCAACCGCCAGATCGGTGCCGATGCGCCGCCGTTCATCATCGCTGAAATGAGCGGCAACCATAACCAGTCGCTGGACGTCGCCTTGCAGATTGTCGAAGCGGCGGCCAAGGCCGGTGCGCATGCCTTGAAACTGCAAACCTACACCGCCGAAACCATGACCCTGGATCTGGCCGAAGGCGAGTTCTTCATCAAGGATCCGAACAGTCTGTGGGCGGGTACCTCGCTCTACGACCTGTATGAAAAGGCCCACACGCCCTGGGAATGGCACACGCCGATCTTCGCCCGGGCCAAGGAACTGGGCATGCTCGCGTTTTCGACGCCGTTCGATGAAAGCGCCGTGGACTTCCTCGAAAGCCTCGATGTGCCGGCCTACAAGATCGCCAGTTTCGAAAACACCGATCTGCCGCTGATCCGCCGTGTCGCGGCCACCGGCAAACCGTTGATCATCTCCACCGGCATGGCCAGCATTGCCGAGCTCGATGAAACCGTGCGCGCTGCCCGTGAGGCCGGGTGCAAGGATCTGGTGCTGCTCAAATGCACCAGCACCTACCCGGCGACCCCGATCAACAGCAACGTGCGCACGATCCCGCATCTGCGTGAGCTGTTCGGCTGCGAGGTCGGTCTGTCAGACCATTCGATGGGCGTAGGCGTATCGGTGGCGGCGGTGGCGCTGGGCGCGACGGTGGTGGAAAAACACTTCACCCTCGACCGTGCGGCCGGTGGTGTGGACGCCAGTTTCTCGCTGGAACCAGCGGAGCTGGCCAGCCTGGTGAGCGAGACCGAACGCGCCTGGCAGGCCATGGGCCAGGTGCATTACGGGGTGACCGAGGCTGAGAAAAAGTCCCTGGTCTACCGCCGGTCGCTGTACGTCACGGCCGATATGGCGGCCGGTGAACCCTTCACGGCGGCCAATGTGCGCGCCATTCGTCCCGGTCTCGGTCTGCCGCCCAAGCACACCGATGCCGTCCTCGGGCGCCGTGCGCGTCAGCCGATCAAACGCGGTACGCCGCTGGACTGGTCATTGGTCGAATGA
- the pseF gene encoding pseudaminic acid cytidylyltransferase: MNNVAIIPARGGSKRIPRKNLKPFDGVPMIVRSIRTALDSGLFEQVVVSTDDAEIADVARANGAHVPFMRPAELADDFTGTAAVIVHALQQLPAFDYACCVYATAPLLQARFLHQGFELLEQHPDKSFAFSVTDFGFPVQRALTLDGQGALTALYPEFRNTRSQDLPTAFQDAGQFYWGRSEAWLGGEVLYSPASLPVILPRYLVQDIDTAEDWKRAEYLYAALRAGGELQ, translated from the coding sequence TTGAACAACGTCGCAATCATCCCGGCCCGCGGGGGCAGCAAACGCATCCCGCGCAAGAACCTCAAGCCGTTCGACGGTGTGCCGATGATTGTCCGTTCGATTCGCACGGCCCTCGATTCAGGGTTGTTCGAGCAGGTGGTGGTCAGCACCGACGACGCAGAGATCGCAGACGTGGCGCGAGCCAACGGTGCTCACGTGCCGTTCATGCGTCCGGCGGAACTGGCCGATGATTTCACCGGCACTGCGGCAGTGATCGTGCATGCCTTGCAACAACTGCCAGCCTTCGATTACGCCTGTTGTGTGTACGCCACGGCGCCGCTGTTGCAGGCGCGCTTTCTGCACCAGGGCTTTGAGTTGCTGGAGCAGCATCCGGACAAGTCCTTTGCTTTTTCGGTCACCGATTTCGGCTTTCCGGTGCAGCGCGCCTTGACCCTCGACGGTCAGGGCGCGCTGACGGCGTTGTACCCCGAATTTCGCAATACCCGCTCGCAGGATCTGCCGACGGCCTTTCAGGATGCCGGCCAGTTCTATTGGGGCCGTAGCGAGGCCTGGCTGGGTGGCGAGGTGCTGTATTCGCCGGCCAGTCTGCCGGTGATCCTGCCTCGGTATCTGGTACAGGACATTGACACCGCTGAAGACTGGAAGCGCGCCGAATACCTTTACGCCGCCCTCAGGGCCGGCGGAGAACTGCAATGA
- a CDS encoding ketoacyl-ACP synthase III has product MIGIKSIASYVPVAGVDNYAQGAKFEKDEEFILGKIGSAFLPRKDAEQETSDLCVEAANVLFANNPELKRESIDALIVVTQNGDEEGLPHTAAIVQDKLGLPTNVAAFDISLGCSGYVYGIYAIKGFMEAAGLKNGLLITADPYSKIVDPEDRNTTMLFGDAATATWMGEDPVWALGKAKFGTDGSGAPHLKVTDGVFFMNGRQVFNFALLKVPAHLHELLDDSGLKADDIDAFCIHQGSAAIVDAVARRFEGEPEKFIKDMVETGNTVSSSVPLLLEKHVMDSDWNRIAISGFGVGLSWGSAIIYRP; this is encoded by the coding sequence ATGATTGGCATAAAAAGCATTGCGAGCTACGTTCCTGTAGCCGGCGTGGACAATTACGCACAAGGTGCAAAATTCGAGAAGGATGAAGAATTCATCCTCGGCAAGATCGGTTCGGCCTTCCTGCCACGCAAAGACGCGGAACAGGAAACCTCCGATCTGTGCGTTGAAGCGGCCAATGTGCTGTTTGCCAACAACCCTGAACTGAAACGTGAATCCATCGATGCGCTGATCGTCGTCACCCAGAACGGTGACGAAGAAGGCCTGCCGCACACCGCTGCCATCGTCCAGGACAAACTCGGTCTGCCGACCAATGTCGCGGCGTTCGACATATCCCTGGGTTGCTCTGGCTACGTCTACGGCATCTACGCGATCAAGGGCTTTATGGAAGCCGCCGGCCTGAAGAACGGCCTGCTGATCACCGCTGACCCGTATTCGAAGATCGTCGATCCGGAAGATCGCAACACCACCATGCTGTTCGGCGATGCCGCCACCGCCACCTGGATGGGCGAAGACCCGGTCTGGGCGCTGGGCAAGGCCAAGTTCGGCACCGACGGTTCCGGCGCACCGCACCTGAAGGTGACCGATGGCGTGTTCTTCATGAACGGCCGTCAGGTGTTCAACTTCGCGCTGCTCAAAGTCCCGGCGCACCTGCACGAACTACTCGACGATTCGGGCCTGAAGGCCGATGACATCGATGCCTTCTGCATTCACCAGGGCAGTGCGGCGATTGTCGACGCCGTGGCGCGGCGCTTCGAAGGCGAGCCGGAGAAGTTCATCAAGGACATGGTCGAGACCGGCAACACCGTGTCGTCCAGTGTGCCGCTGCTGCTGGAAAAACACGTGATGGATTCCGACTGGAATCGCATTGCGATCAGTGGTTTCGGTGTCGGTCTGTCGTGGGGTTCGGCGATTATTTATCGTCCTTGA